A genomic stretch from Bosea sp. F3-2 includes:
- a CDS encoding thiamine pyrophosphate-binding protein: MRGADILVEMLIGYGVEVVFGVPGDTNVPFYEALQQREGRIRHVMARDERSAGYMADAYGRFTKKPGVFECPSGAGAMYSLPPVAESNSSSVPVILLTIDIPLPGEGRGVLTELDCARLFEPITKMSVQVKSAEKLPEIIRRAFRVACSGKPGAVHLQIPEDMLLAEVDPARISLHVEKECMEFPAYPTLPAPEKLDTLIDQLTTSKRPLIVSGGGVNRSCAGPEVTELAERLNIPVCTTMTGQGTMPDDHRLAVGVIGDNGFHPHANWALEHADFVLFVGSRMGSVVTIGWTFPRITLNKRVAQIDIDPEIMANNYENVVSVQGDARLVLQRLIDMAPTDNDAGRTQEWVDELNALRSNFWTNAETLLGSEATPLRPERAVRCFNEALELYGKPAHIYSDAGTPTPHMTRFLKLKDRKTRFAIPRAFGGLGSALPATVGAWFADKERRPIGMFGDGSFGMSVGELETLVRLQVPAILLLFNNGTFGWIKGLHRLKGHNQCFGVDFTPPRGQAIAEAFDVKAWTATNSEELDAALAKAFAYTDGPCLIDIHVESIADRVPPVYSWLTKRGKNPLSIEAEEVRYF; encoded by the coding sequence ATGCGTGGGGCAGACATCCTGGTTGAAATGCTCATCGGCTATGGGGTCGAGGTCGTCTTCGGCGTACCGGGCGACACCAACGTTCCGTTCTACGAAGCGCTTCAACAGCGCGAAGGGCGCATCCGTCACGTCATGGCGCGCGACGAACGCTCGGCAGGCTATATGGCCGATGCCTATGGCCGCTTCACAAAGAAGCCGGGCGTCTTCGAGTGCCCGTCGGGCGCTGGCGCGATGTATTCGCTGCCCCCGGTTGCCGAATCCAACTCCTCCTCGGTCCCTGTCATTCTCCTGACGATCGACATTCCCCTTCCAGGCGAAGGACGCGGCGTGCTGACAGAGCTCGACTGCGCCCGCCTGTTCGAGCCGATCACCAAGATGTCCGTGCAGGTGAAGTCGGCGGAGAAGCTGCCGGAGATTATCCGACGCGCATTCCGCGTCGCCTGCTCCGGCAAGCCCGGCGCCGTTCACCTGCAGATCCCTGAAGATATGCTGTTGGCCGAGGTCGATCCGGCTCGGATCTCGCTGCATGTCGAGAAGGAATGCATGGAGTTCCCAGCGTATCCGACGCTGCCCGCACCGGAGAAGCTCGACACGCTGATTGACCAGCTGACCACCAGCAAGCGGCCCTTGATCGTCTCGGGCGGCGGCGTCAATCGCTCCTGCGCCGGGCCGGAAGTCACGGAGTTGGCAGAGCGTCTGAACATCCCGGTCTGCACGACCATGACCGGACAGGGAACCATGCCTGACGACCATCGACTTGCGGTCGGCGTCATCGGCGATAACGGCTTTCATCCTCACGCCAACTGGGCCCTGGAACATGCCGACTTCGTGCTCTTCGTCGGCTCCCGAATGGGATCGGTCGTCACCATCGGCTGGACCTTCCCGAGGATCACGCTGAACAAGCGCGTCGCCCAGATCGATATCGATCCCGAGATCATGGCGAACAACTATGAGAACGTGGTTTCGGTCCAGGGCGACGCGCGACTGGTGCTGCAACGCCTGATCGACATGGCTCCCACCGACAATGATGCCGGCAGGACGCAGGAGTGGGTGGATGAGCTCAACGCGCTGCGGTCGAATTTCTGGACGAATGCCGAGACTCTATTGGGTTCGGAAGCCACGCCGCTCCGGCCGGAGCGGGCGGTGCGCTGCTTCAATGAGGCGCTGGAGCTCTACGGCAAGCCCGCTCACATCTACTCCGACGCGGGCACGCCGACGCCGCATATGACGCGCTTTCTCAAGCTTAAGGATCGCAAGACGCGCTTTGCCATCCCGCGCGCCTTCGGCGGCCTCGGTTCCGCACTGCCCGCCACGGTTGGCGCGTGGTTCGCAGACAAGGAGCGCCGCCCCATTGGCATGTTCGGCGACGGATCGTTTGGAATGTCGGTCGGGGAACTCGAAACGCTCGTTCGACTGCAGGTCCCCGCCATCCTGCTCCTGTTCAACAACGGCACCTTCGGATGGATCAAGGGCCTGCATCGGCTGAAGGGCCACAACCAGTGCTTCGGCGTCGATTTTACGCCTCCCCGCGGACAGGCAATCGCGGAGGCTTTCGATGTGAAAGCTTGGACTGCTACCAACTCCGAGGAACTCGACGCGGCGCTGGCCAAGGCCTTCGCGTATACGGACGGGCCATGCCTGATCGATATTCACGTGGAATCGATCGCAGACCGTGTGCCGCCGGTTTATTCGTGGCTGACGAAGCGCGGCAAGAACCCTCTCAGCATCGAGGCCGAGGAAGTCCGCTACTTCTGA
- a CDS encoding amino acid ABC transporter permease, translated as MYEWDFSILWGYRWLLLQGLGVTVAFTAATVVGGLVIGMTAAICLLSRFKILRGIALGFIEIFRCTPVLVQLIWCYYALPMIAGIEMTPVTASLLALSCYGGSFYAEIIRGGIVSIDPGQSEAASALGMTPALAMRRIILPQALRRMLPALMNQSILQFKNTSLVSVLAVPDLVYQGQIAAHDSFRPLETYTAVAVAYFMILFPLTLYVRRRERRLGEAR; from the coding sequence ATGTATGAATGGGACTTTTCCATCCTGTGGGGCTACCGCTGGTTGCTCCTGCAGGGTCTGGGTGTGACTGTGGCTTTCACGGCCGCGACGGTCGTCGGTGGCTTGGTCATCGGCATGACCGCGGCGATCTGCCTGCTGTCCCGCTTCAAGATTCTGCGCGGGATCGCCCTTGGCTTCATCGAGATCTTTCGATGCACCCCGGTCCTGGTGCAGCTGATCTGGTGCTATTATGCGCTGCCGATGATCGCGGGCATCGAGATGACTCCGGTTACGGCCTCGCTTCTCGCCCTGTCCTGCTATGGTGGCTCGTTCTACGCCGAGATCATCCGCGGCGGCATCGTATCGATCGACCCCGGCCAGTCCGAAGCGGCTTCGGCGCTGGGAATGACACCTGCACTGGCAATGCGCCGCATTATCCTGCCGCAGGCGCTGCGCCGCATGCTCCCGGCGCTGATGAACCAGTCGATCCTTCAGTTCAAGAACACCTCCCTGGTGTCCGTGCTCGCCGTTCCGGACCTCGTCTACCAGGGTCAGATCGCGGCTCATGACAGCTTCCGCCCCCTGGAGACCTACACCGCCGTGGCGGTCGCCTACTTCATGATCCTCTTCCCATTGACGCTGTACGTGCGCCGCCGCGAGCGCCGGCTGGGAGAAGCCCGATGA
- a CDS encoding transporter substrate-binding domain-containing protein, which produces MDRREFNKLIGLGAVAASAGLYTGKGALAAGSLDRVKSSGTLRIGAVADGAPYYQKMVTDGSWRGFYIDICKKLADDLGVKMTILETTWGNSVLDLQADKIDVFFGLNPTPERQKVIDFSGPVFKNAFTMVMKKGLGAKTWSDFNKPEMRIAVDAGSSHDAAVTRLAPQAQISRLKTASDATAALQAGRVDAQCLVLILSLSLRAKNAAIGEIVMPTPADFTTSNAGFRREADQSWREFVDGWISKERASGFIKNAVVKNMELVGVKESDFPPGFEI; this is translated from the coding sequence ATGGACAGGCGCGAATTCAACAAGCTCATCGGCTTGGGCGCAGTTGCCGCATCGGCAGGTCTTTATACGGGAAAAGGCGCTCTGGCAGCCGGTTCCCTGGACCGAGTCAAGTCATCGGGCACCCTGCGGATCGGAGCCGTCGCCGACGGGGCTCCCTACTATCAGAAGATGGTGACCGACGGCAGCTGGCGCGGGTTCTATATCGATATCTGCAAGAAGCTCGCGGACGATCTCGGGGTCAAGATGACGATCCTCGAGACGACCTGGGGCAACTCGGTGCTCGATCTCCAGGCCGACAAGATCGACGTCTTCTTCGGCCTCAATCCCACGCCGGAACGGCAGAAGGTCATCGATTTCTCCGGCCCGGTCTTCAAGAACGCCTTTACGATGGTGATGAAAAAGGGCTTGGGCGCGAAGACCTGGAGCGATTTCAACAAGCCCGAGATGCGGATCGCCGTCGATGCCGGCTCCTCGCATGATGCAGCCGTCACCCGCCTGGCGCCGCAAGCTCAGATTTCACGGCTGAAGACGGCCAGTGACGCGACCGCCGCCCTGCAGGCAGGCCGCGTCGATGCGCAGTGCCTGGTTCTGATCCTGTCGCTTTCGCTGCGCGCCAAGAACGCCGCGATCGGCGAGATCGTCATGCCGACGCCCGCCGACTTCACCACCTCGAATGCGGGCTTCCGGCGAGAGGCGGATCAGTCCTGGCGCGAATTCGTCGATGGCTGGATCAGCAAGGAGCGCGCCAGCGGCTTCATCAAGAACGCCGTCGTGAAGAACATGGAGCTCGTCGGCGTCAAAGAGAGCGACTTCCCCCCCGGCTTCGAAATCTGA
- a CDS encoding amino acid ABC transporter ATP-binding protein: MTAKSPMIEISKLRKRFGQLEVLKDINLQVEQGGVVALLGPSGSGKSTLLRCINLLVVPDDGTIRVGETTFQFGESLQQPKAKPLAAFRSRTGMVFQSFNLFPHMSVLGNVIEAPIHVKGLDRKTATDQAMAQLEKVGLADRASQMPDTLSGGQKQRVAIARALAMEPEVMLFDEVTSALDPELVGEVLQAMQKLAADGMTMVIVTHEITFARDVADRVVFMRDGYVVEEGPARDVIDTPKMDATKTFLSHFHKGAAPR, from the coding sequence ATGACAGCGAAATCGCCAATGATCGAGATCTCCAAGCTGCGGAAGCGCTTCGGGCAGCTGGAGGTCCTGAAGGACATCAATCTTCAGGTCGAGCAGGGCGGCGTCGTCGCCTTGTTGGGACCGTCGGGATCGGGCAAGTCGACGCTGCTGAGATGCATCAACCTGCTGGTGGTGCCCGATGACGGAACCATTCGCGTCGGGGAAACCACCTTCCAGTTCGGGGAATCGCTCCAGCAGCCCAAGGCCAAGCCGCTGGCCGCATTCCGCTCCCGCACCGGCATGGTGTTCCAGAGCTTCAACCTGTTCCCGCACATGTCGGTCCTGGGGAATGTCATCGAAGCTCCCATCCATGTGAAAGGATTGGACAGGAAGACAGCCACCGACCAGGCGATGGCTCAACTCGAAAAGGTCGGCCTTGCGGATCGCGCTTCCCAGATGCCTGACACACTGTCGGGCGGCCAGAAGCAGCGCGTCGCGATCGCCCGCGCGCTGGCCATGGAGCCGGAAGTCATGCTCTTCGACGAGGTGACCTCGGCGCTCGACCCCGAGTTGGTCGGCGAAGTCCTGCAGGCGATGCAGAAGCTCGCCGCCGACGGGATGACGATGGTGATCGTCACTCATGAGATCACCTTTGCGCGCGATGTCGCGGACCGCGTGGTCTTCATGCGCGACGGCTACGTCGTCGAAGAAGGGCCGGCGCGCGACGTGATCGACACACCCAAGATGGACGCGACGAAGACGTTCCTCAGCCATTTCCACAAGGGCGCAGCGCCCCGGTAA
- a CDS encoding metallophosphoesterase, producing the protein MTHHRGSNGEPVDRRHALECMIWAGTGVLWTVSGGVPVSLGLLGEAKAAEAPSAGFTFLQISDSHIGFDKAANPHAVDTLKEAIGKVQALPEKPSFLIHTGDITHLSTASQFDTAAQIIGGAGFDVHYVPGEHDIIDENNGRAYLERYGAGARGAGWYSFDQNGVHFVGLVNVVNLKAGGLGNLGADQLAWLADDLKAVSASTPVVVFAHIPLWAIYPEWGWGTDDAAQALALLKRFGSVTVLNGHIHQIMQKVEGNVTFHTALSTAFPQPAPGTAPSPGPMTVPPGQLRNLLGITNVAVERGREELAIIDSTLAGS; encoded by the coding sequence ATGACCCATCACCGCGGCAGCAATGGCGAGCCTGTCGACCGTCGGCATGCGCTTGAATGCATGATCTGGGCGGGTACCGGCGTTCTCTGGACGGTTTCGGGCGGAGTACCCGTATCGCTCGGCCTGCTCGGCGAGGCCAAGGCGGCCGAGGCGCCGTCGGCAGGTTTCACGTTTCTGCAGATCTCGGACAGCCATATCGGCTTCGACAAGGCCGCCAATCCGCATGCCGTCGACACCTTGAAGGAGGCCATCGGCAAGGTTCAGGCGCTGCCCGAAAAGCCGTCCTTCCTGATCCACACCGGGGACATCACCCATCTGTCCACGGCTTCGCAGTTCGACACCGCCGCGCAGATCATCGGCGGCGCCGGGTTCGACGTGCATTATGTGCCCGGCGAGCATGACATCATCGATGAGAACAACGGACGCGCCTATCTCGAGCGCTACGGCGCGGGCGCCAGGGGCGCCGGCTGGTATTCCTTCGACCAGAATGGCGTGCATTTCGTCGGCCTGGTCAATGTCGTGAACCTCAAGGCCGGAGGACTCGGCAATCTGGGGGCGGACCAACTCGCCTGGCTGGCCGACGACCTGAAGGCCGTCAGCGCCTCAACGCCCGTCGTCGTCTTCGCCCATATTCCGCTTTGGGCGATCTATCCGGAATGGGGCTGGGGCACCGACGACGCGGCGCAGGCGCTCGCTCTGCTCAAGCGCTTTGGCTCGGTCACCGTCCTCAACGGCCATATCCACCAGATCATGCAGAAGGTGGAGGGCAACGTCACCTTCCACACCGCCCTCTCGACCGCTTTCCCGCAGCCGGCGCCCGGCACCGCGCCATCCCCGGGCCCGATGACCGTGCCTCCCGGCCAACTACGAAATCTCCTCGGCATCACCAATGTCGCAGTGGAGCGGGGCAGGGAGGAACTCGCGATCATCGACAGCACGCTTGCCGGAAGCTGA
- a CDS encoding ferredoxin--NADP reductase — protein sequence MSHFYEEQVLSVHHWTDTLFSFTTTRDATFRFKNGQFTMIGLKVGDRPLLRAYSVASTNYDENLEFFSIKVPDGPLTSRLQDLKVGDPIIVGKKATGTLVLDNLKDGKRLFLLGTGTGLAPFLSLIRDPETYERYEKVVLVHGCRQVAELAYGERITRHLPQDEFLGEMIRNQLVYYPTVTREPYRNRGRITDLITSGQLYSDIEQPGFDPEGDRFMLCGSPQMLADLKTIFAERGLAEGNHGEAGDYVIEKAFVEK from the coding sequence ATGAGTCATTTCTACGAGGAGCAGGTCCTCAGCGTGCATCACTGGACCGATACGCTGTTCAGCTTCACAACGACGCGCGACGCTACGTTCCGTTTCAAGAACGGCCAGTTCACGATGATCGGGCTGAAGGTCGGCGACCGGCCGCTGCTCAGGGCCTACAGTGTCGCCAGCACCAATTACGACGAGAACCTCGAATTCTTTTCGATCAAGGTGCCGGACGGCCCGCTCACTTCACGTCTGCAGGATCTCAAGGTCGGTGATCCCATCATCGTCGGCAAGAAGGCGACGGGGACCCTCGTCCTCGACAATCTCAAGGATGGCAAACGCCTGTTCCTGCTCGGCACTGGCACGGGGCTGGCTCCCTTCCTCTCGCTGATCCGCGATCCCGAGACCTATGAGCGCTACGAGAAGGTCGTGCTCGTTCATGGCTGCCGCCAGGTCGCCGAGCTCGCCTATGGAGAGCGCATTACCCGGCACCTGCCGCAGGACGAGTTCCTCGGCGAAATGATCCGCAACCAGCTCGTCTACTACCCGACGGTGACGCGCGAACCCTACCGCAACCGCGGTCGCATCACCGACCTCATCACCTCGGGCCAGCTCTATTCCGACATTGAGCAGCCCGGCTTCGACCCCGAAGGCGACCGCTTCATGCTCTGCGGCTCGCCGCAGATGCTCGCCGACCTCAAGACGATCTTCGCCGAGCGCGGCCTTGCCGAAGGCAACCACGGCGAGGCCGGCGACTACGTCATCGAGAAGGCATTCGTCGAAAAATAG
- a CDS encoding XRE family transcriptional regulator: MPELSLAERGDAAEPPEATRGSDEPRGVDIGARLLKLRRSRQLTLQDVSTMTGVSASAFSKIERNELSPTISTMQRIAHGLEVELVTLLATDEGAGAVSFAGRRSISRAGTGSKHTTGTCNNVLLCADLKNKRATPILTTVTARSPDEYAAWAKSEAEIFVMVLEGTLVVHSRLYEPLELNKGDSVYYDATTEHTWTSKGPTNAVVLWVLVDL; the protein is encoded by the coding sequence ATGCCGGAGTTATCATTGGCGGAGCGGGGCGACGCAGCCGAGCCGCCTGAAGCTACGCGCGGCAGTGATGAGCCGCGGGGCGTGGATATCGGTGCCCGCCTTCTGAAACTGCGCAGGAGCCGGCAGCTGACGCTGCAGGACGTCAGCACCATGACCGGAGTCTCGGCCTCGGCCTTCTCGAAGATCGAGCGTAACGAACTGTCGCCCACGATTTCGACGATGCAGCGCATCGCCCATGGGCTTGAAGTCGAGCTGGTGACCCTGCTTGCGACCGATGAGGGGGCCGGCGCGGTGAGTTTCGCGGGGCGTCGGAGCATCAGCCGGGCCGGCACTGGAAGCAAGCACACGACGGGAACGTGTAACAACGTCCTTCTATGCGCCGACCTCAAGAACAAGCGCGCCACGCCCATCCTGACCACAGTGACCGCTCGGTCTCCGGATGAATACGCCGCTTGGGCGAAGTCGGAAGCAGAGATCTTCGTGATGGTGCTTGAGGGCACGTTGGTCGTGCATAGCCGCCTTTACGAGCCGCTTGAGCTCAACAAGGGCGACTCGGTCTATTATGACGCCACGACCGAACATACCTGGACATCGAAAGGTCCCACGAACGCAGTGGTTTTGTGGGTCCTCGTCGATCTCTGA
- a CDS encoding LysR substrate-binding domain-containing protein, giving the protein MRRYLPSLSALHAFEAAARFMNFTKAAEDLGLTQSGISRQIHNLEKFLGVPLFHRSGPRLVLTEVGANYYRNLALTLDKLQEITIDAVRGRSVDSSLMIGTHPTLGARWLPRRIDTFIRAHPDIPVEVTLAAPNLDFETTRLDVAILRGVGTWLNARSVELFAEEIAVVASPRLVELGAKLDEKDFAKFPMLQNASRPSMWLHWLRLSGLSHQGRIQGTRFAHTEMLINAAAQGIGIAIVPVCYIETELARNELHMPFGPPILSGDSYYAVYPERKAHQPSVVAFRSWVTRETRTYRKLKAQ; this is encoded by the coding sequence ATGAGACGCTACCTGCCATCGCTATCTGCTTTGCATGCGTTTGAGGCAGCAGCGCGATTCATGAATTTCACCAAAGCGGCAGAGGACCTCGGGCTCACGCAAAGCGGCATCAGCAGGCAGATCCACAACCTCGAAAAATTTCTCGGCGTCCCCCTGTTTCATCGGTCGGGACCACGCCTCGTCCTGACGGAAGTCGGCGCAAATTATTATAGAAACCTCGCGCTGACGCTGGACAAGCTCCAGGAGATCACGATCGACGCCGTGCGTGGCCGTTCGGTCGACAGCTCCCTCATGATCGGGACGCATCCCACGCTGGGTGCGCGTTGGCTGCCGCGGCGGATCGATACCTTCATACGCGCGCACCCCGATATTCCTGTCGAAGTCACCTTGGCAGCCCCAAACCTGGACTTCGAAACGACGCGGCTGGATGTGGCTATCCTTCGTGGCGTCGGCACGTGGCTGAATGCACGGTCGGTCGAGCTGTTTGCGGAAGAGATCGCGGTCGTCGCTTCACCCAGATTGGTGGAGCTGGGGGCAAAGCTCGACGAGAAGGACTTTGCGAAATTCCCCATGCTGCAGAACGCCAGCCGTCCCAGCATGTGGCTGCATTGGCTGCGGCTCTCCGGCCTCAGTCACCAGGGCAGAATTCAAGGCACCCGTTTCGCGCATACGGAGATGCTCATCAACGCTGCGGCTCAGGGCATTGGCATCGCCATCGTGCCCGTCTGCTACATCGAAACGGAGCTCGCGCGAAACGAGCTCCATATGCCGTTTGGTCCGCCGATACTTTCGGGAGATTCCTATTATGCGGTCTACCCTGAGCGAAAGGCACATCAGCCGAGCGTCGTGGCGTTTCGCAGTTGGGTCACGCGAGAGACACGAACCTATCGAAAGCTGAAGGCACAGTAG
- a CDS encoding FAD-binding oxidoreductase gives MPSAARTHTLVIGSGIVGACSALELVRAGHLVTLIDIGEPGGRQSASYGHGCWISPASVVPMSMPGLWKQIPGYLLNPKGPLVIRWRHFPRLAPWLLRFLWAGASVPRVEATARALSQLLQDSPTRHQTLSQEIGVPDLIRREGLLYAYPDKRAFEAEALSWHLRRMTGLRWRELDAGALAEREPDLDPHYTFGILAEDGAHCVDPAAYVSRIVETACAYGAKALRATASGIVCNGERLVGVQTDAGLIECDQAVIAAGAWSKRLARLSGDHIPLESERGYHGVIALKSGGPRHPVMPSDGRMANTPTLAGLRLSGQVELASVDAPPNWSRVDILVDHARKAYPSLAQTQKLTVDKWMGHRPSTPDGLPVIGRSTRSPNIFYAFGHGHVGFASGPVTGRIVADHLAGLPNAFDIAPYSPRRFKLGTLQP, from the coding sequence ATGCCCAGCGCCGCGAGAACGCACACACTGGTCATCGGCAGCGGCATCGTTGGCGCCTGCAGCGCGCTCGAACTCGTCCGCGCAGGTCATCTCGTCACCCTGATCGATATCGGGGAACCGGGAGGCCGGCAGTCGGCAAGCTATGGCCACGGCTGCTGGATCAGCCCAGCGTCTGTGGTCCCGATGTCGATGCCCGGTCTCTGGAAACAGATCCCTGGCTATCTGCTCAACCCGAAAGGCCCTCTCGTCATTCGATGGCGCCATTTTCCTCGGCTTGCGCCGTGGCTGCTGCGCTTCCTCTGGGCCGGGGCCTCGGTGCCGCGGGTCGAGGCGACTGCCCGCGCTTTGAGCCAGCTGCTCCAGGACAGTCCCACTCGCCACCAGACGCTGAGTCAGGAGATTGGCGTGCCGGATCTGATCCGTCGCGAAGGGCTGCTCTATGCATACCCCGATAAGAGGGCATTCGAAGCGGAGGCCTTATCCTGGCATCTGCGGCGGATGACCGGCCTGCGCTGGCGGGAACTCGACGCCGGAGCATTGGCCGAGAGAGAACCGGATCTCGATCCGCATTATACATTTGGCATCCTGGCGGAGGACGGGGCTCACTGCGTCGATCCCGCCGCCTATGTCTCCAGGATCGTCGAGACCGCCTGTGCATATGGCGCAAAGGCGCTTCGGGCCACGGCAAGCGGGATCGTGTGCAATGGAGAACGCCTCGTCGGTGTCCAGACCGATGCCGGGTTGATCGAATGCGACCAGGCGGTCATCGCTGCGGGAGCGTGGTCGAAACGGCTCGCGCGTTTATCGGGTGACCACATTCCGCTGGAAAGCGAGCGCGGGTATCACGGCGTCATTGCCCTGAAATCCGGAGGCCCGCGCCACCCCGTCATGCCGAGCGACGGCAGGATGGCGAACACGCCCACCTTGGCGGGTCTGCGCCTCTCCGGCCAGGTTGAGCTCGCATCAGTTGACGCGCCTCCGAACTGGAGCCGCGTCGATATCCTGGTCGATCACGCCCGCAAGGCCTATCCCTCGCTAGCACAGACTCAGAAGCTCACCGTCGACAAGTGGATGGGGCACCGCCCGTCGACGCCCGACGGCCTGCCTGTCATCGGCAGATCCACCCGGTCGCCAAACATCTTCTACGCCTTCGGTCACGGTCATGTCGGCTTCGCCTCGGGGCCCGTGACCGGCCGAATCGTGGCTGACCACCTGGCGGGCCTACCGAACGCCTTCGACATCGCGCCCTACTCGCCGCGACGGTTCAAGCTCGGAACGCTTCAACCATGA
- a CDS encoding sigma-70 family RNA polymerase sigma factor: MSDKASAERFGEVVLPHLSDALALARWLTGNADDAEDVVQEACLKAHKGLATYAGGNARAWLLTIVRNVSYAWLARNHPRRIVAVGDLADLDALAATAETGADTPEAALIAKADAAALEAAIMVLPHPFREVLVLRDINGLSYREIAAMLHVPLGTVMSRLSRARRLLISELGGKR, encoded by the coding sequence TTGAGCGACAAAGCCTCGGCGGAACGTTTTGGCGAGGTGGTCCTGCCCCATCTCTCCGACGCCCTGGCGCTCGCCCGCTGGCTGACCGGCAATGCCGATGACGCCGAGGACGTGGTGCAGGAGGCCTGCCTGAAGGCGCATAAGGGGCTGGCAACCTATGCGGGCGGCAATGCGCGCGCCTGGTTGCTGACGATCGTGCGCAACGTGTCCTACGCCTGGCTTGCGCGAAACCACCCACGTCGCATCGTCGCCGTTGGCGATCTGGCCGATCTCGACGCATTGGCCGCCACCGCCGAGACTGGCGCTGATACGCCGGAGGCGGCCTTGATCGCCAAGGCGGATGCGGCGGCGCTGGAAGCGGCGATCATGGTGCTGCCGCACCCTTTTCGCGAGGTTCTGGTGCTGCGGGACATCAACGGCCTCAGCTACCGGGAGATCGCGGCGATGCTTCATGTGCCGCTGGGCACGGTGATGTCGCGCCTGTCGCGGGCGCGCCGGCTGCTGATCTCGGAACTGGGGGGCAAGCGATGA
- a CDS encoding enolase C-terminal domain-like protein yields the protein METISNLRVFLIESPIKMARQQGVGDVKGTVKRVLVELTSSSGIVGWGEAAPWEVFTGTAEAAVAAIDIYLRPLVIGARVDRIRALTLQMKKALVGHGEAKLAIETAMFDILGQSSGLSIADLLGGRVRDTIPLSFSIADPDFDADMRRMEEMVPQGNRIFKVKTGVKTHQEDVAHLEAMRNAFGDQIDLRIDYNQALQPFGAIKKLRDVDQFKPTFIEQPVPRDCLAAMASFAAELDTPILADESCFDARDLLEIIRLQAADAISVKLMKTGGMLNAQALMALADLASLPGYGGTLYEGGVALAAGTQFIAATPGISLGCEFYMPHHVLTEDVLEEKIANRNGEVVVPDGPGLGIRVSESSLRSNARVLAER from the coding sequence ATGGAAACGATCAGCAATCTCCGCGTCTTTCTGATCGAAAGCCCGATCAAGATGGCGAGGCAACAGGGCGTCGGCGACGTCAAGGGCACGGTGAAGCGTGTCCTGGTCGAGCTGACTTCTTCATCCGGCATCGTCGGTTGGGGCGAGGCAGCGCCGTGGGAAGTTTTCACGGGCACGGCCGAGGCCGCGGTTGCGGCCATCGACATCTACCTGCGTCCGCTCGTCATCGGCGCTCGGGTCGACCGGATCCGCGCACTGACCCTGCAGATGAAGAAAGCGCTCGTCGGCCATGGCGAGGCCAAGCTCGCGATCGAAACCGCGATGTTCGACATTCTGGGTCAATCATCGGGGCTTTCGATCGCCGATCTGCTTGGCGGGCGCGTTCGCGACACCATCCCCCTCTCCTTCTCCATCGCCGATCCGGATTTCGACGCGGACATGCGGCGCATGGAAGAGATGGTTCCCCAGGGCAATCGGATCTTCAAGGTGAAGACAGGGGTGAAAACCCATCAGGAGGACGTCGCGCACCTCGAGGCGATGCGTAACGCATTCGGCGACCAGATCGATCTGCGGATCGACTACAACCAGGCCCTGCAGCCATTTGGCGCGATCAAGAAGCTGCGCGACGTCGATCAGTTCAAGCCGACCTTCATCGAGCAGCCGGTCCCACGCGATTGCCTGGCGGCCATGGCGTCCTTTGCTGCGGAGCTGGATACCCCGATCCTTGCCGACGAGAGCTGCTTTGATGCCCGGGACTTGCTGGAGATCATCAGACTGCAGGCGGCCGACGCCATCTCGGTGAAGCTGATGAAGACCGGCGGCATGCTCAACGCACAGGCGCTGATGGCGCTCGCGGATCTCGCAAGCCTCCCCGGCTATGGCGGAACGCTGTACGAGGGTGGCGTCGCGCTCGCAGCCGGAACCCAGTTCATCGCAGCGACGCCAGGCATCTCGCTCGGCTGCGAATTCTACATGCCGCATCACGTCCTGACCGAAGACGTGCTCGAGGAGAAGATCGCGAACCGCAACGGCGAAGTCGTCGTACCCGACGGTCCCGGTTTGGGAATTCGCGTGTCCGAGAGCTCGCTGAGATCGAACGCGCGGGTCCTGGCGGAACGTTAA